The following proteins are encoded in a genomic region of Candidatus Methylospira mobilis:
- a CDS encoding glycosyltransferase family 2 protein: MDENNTGNRGAGIAVVIPCYKVRKHILGVIGEIGPEVSRIYVVDDCCPEESGTFVEVNCKDERVHVIRMPKNQGVGGAVMTGYSRAVDEGADIIVKLDGDGQMDPSLIPGFVAPITSGEADYTKGNRFFNLEKIRAMPKVRLFGNAVLSFMTKFSSGYWDLFDPTNGYTAIHADVARYLPYDKISRRYFFETDMLFRLNTLRAVVVDIPMDARYGDEISSLKISKVVGEFFVKHVRNFIKRIFYNYYLRDMSLASIELPLGLLLFAFGIGFGGWHWMYAAREGITTPAGTVMLSAFPALIGLQLILAFLAYDISSLPRRPIHQKLHKRNAVRR; the protein is encoded by the coding sequence ATGGATGAAAATAACACGGGAAACAGGGGGGCTGGAATTGCTGTTGTGATACCTTGTTACAAGGTGCGCAAACACATTCTAGGCGTGATCGGAGAGATCGGCCCCGAAGTCAGCAGGATTTATGTTGTAGACGATTGCTGTCCTGAAGAATCGGGTACTTTTGTTGAAGTAAACTGCAAAGACGAACGCGTCCATGTTATCAGAATGCCGAAAAATCAAGGTGTAGGCGGCGCAGTGATGACGGGCTATAGCAGGGCAGTTGACGAAGGAGCGGATATTATCGTCAAACTGGATGGCGATGGTCAGATGGATCCTTCGCTCATTCCTGGTTTTGTTGCCCCCATTACGTCAGGTGAAGCCGATTACACGAAGGGCAACAGATTTTTTAATCTTGAAAAGATTCGCGCTATGCCTAAGGTGCGATTATTTGGGAATGCAGTATTGTCCTTTATGACAAAGTTTTCGTCAGGGTATTGGGATTTGTTCGATCCAACTAACGGCTATACGGCTATTCATGCCGATGTTGCTCGTTATCTTCCATATGATAAGATCAGCAGAAGGTATTTCTTCGAAACCGATATGTTGTTCAGACTTAATACACTGCGCGCAGTGGTGGTAGATATACCGATGGATGCACGATATGGAGATGAAATCAGCAGTCTGAAAATATCAAAGGTAGTCGGAGAATTTTTCGTTAAGCACGTCCGTAATTTTATTAAAAGGATTTTCTACAATTACTACCTGCGCGACATGTCGCTGGCATCCATAGAATTGCCATTGGGATTGTTGCTTTTTGCTTTTGGAATCGGTTTCGGAGGGTGGCATTGGATGTATGCTGCGCGCGAAGGTATTACTACGCCGGCTGGTACTGTCATGCTTTCCGCATTTCCCGCATTGATAGGGCTACAGTTGATTCTCGCGTTTTTGGCGTATGATATTTCCTCGCTTCCACGTAGACCGATACATCAGAAACTTCATAAGCGTAACGCTGTTCGACGTTAA